From one Streptomyces sp. SCSIO 30461 genomic stretch:
- the gcl gene encoding glyoxylate carboligase, whose product MTAARAAVEILKREGVTHAFGVPGAAINPFYKALQEGGGIDHTLARHVEGASHMAEGYTRTAPGNIGVCIGTSGPAGTDMITGLYSASGDSIPILCITGQAPTHVIHKEDFQAVDIAAIAGPVTKAATTVLEAAQVPGVFQQAFHLMRSGRPGPVLIDLPIDVQMTEIEFDPDTYEPLPVYKPAATRAQVEKAISYLLASERPLIVAGGGVIGADASELLVEFAELTGTPVIPTLMGWGAIPDDHELNAGMAGLQTAHRYGNANFLESDFVLGIGNRWANRHTGYKLDVYTRGRTFVHVDIEPTQIGKIFAPDFGITSDARAALELFVEVARELEAAGRLPDRTEWVRSTQERKATLQRRTHFDDVPLKPQRVYEEMNKAFGPETRYVTTIGLSQIAGAQMLHVYRPRHWINCGQAGPLGWTIPAALGVAKADPQAQVVALSGDYDFQFMIEELAVGAQHRIPYVHVLVNNSYLGLIRQAQLALDIDFQVNLEFENINAPELGAYGVDHVRVAEGLGCKAIRVREPEELLPAMERAKKLAAEHRVPVVVEAILERVTNIAMSRTADISDVSEFEELATEAWHAPTAIKPLKV is encoded by the coding sequence ATGACAGCCGCCCGAGCGGCAGTTGAGATCCTCAAGCGCGAAGGCGTCACGCATGCGTTCGGCGTGCCGGGCGCGGCGATCAACCCCTTCTACAAGGCACTCCAGGAGGGCGGCGGCATCGACCACACCCTCGCCCGCCATGTGGAAGGCGCCTCGCACATGGCCGAGGGGTACACCCGCACCGCCCCGGGGAACATCGGTGTCTGCATCGGTACGTCCGGTCCGGCGGGCACCGACATGATCACCGGGCTGTACTCGGCGAGCGGTGACTCGATTCCGATCCTGTGCATCACCGGGCAGGCCCCGACGCATGTGATCCACAAGGAGGACTTCCAGGCCGTCGATATCGCCGCCATCGCCGGTCCCGTCACCAAGGCGGCCACCACCGTGCTCGAAGCGGCGCAGGTTCCGGGGGTGTTCCAGCAGGCGTTCCATCTGATGCGCTCCGGCCGACCCGGTCCCGTGCTGATCGACCTGCCCATCGACGTCCAGATGACCGAGATCGAGTTCGACCCGGATACGTACGAGCCGCTGCCGGTCTACAAGCCCGCGGCGACCCGTGCCCAGGTCGAGAAGGCGATCTCGTACCTGCTCGCGTCCGAGCGGCCGCTGATCGTCGCGGGGGGCGGTGTCATCGGCGCGGACGCGAGCGAGCTGCTGGTGGAGTTCGCGGAGCTGACCGGCACACCCGTCATCCCGACCCTGATGGGTTGGGGGGCCATCCCGGACGACCATGAGTTGAACGCCGGAATGGCCGGTCTCCAGACCGCGCACCGCTACGGCAACGCCAACTTCCTGGAGTCCGACTTCGTCCTCGGCATCGGCAACCGCTGGGCCAACCGGCACACCGGCTACAAGCTCGATGTCTACACCAGGGGCCGTACATTCGTGCATGTGGACATCGAGCCCACCCAGATCGGCAAGATCTTCGCCCCCGACTTCGGCATCACCTCGGACGCCAGGGCGGCCCTGGAGCTGTTCGTGGAAGTCGCCAGGGAGCTGGAGGCGGCGGGCAGGCTGCCCGACCGCACCGAATGGGTCCGCTCGACCCAGGAGCGCAAGGCCACCTTGCAGCGGCGTACGCACTTCGACGACGTGCCGCTGAAGCCGCAGCGCGTGTACGAGGAGATGAACAAGGCCTTCGGGCCCGAGACCCGCTACGTCACCACCATCGGGCTCTCCCAGATCGCGGGAGCGCAGATGCTGCACGTCTACCGGCCGCGTCACTGGATCAACTGCGGGCAGGCGGGGCCGCTCGGCTGGACCATCCCGGCCGCTCTGGGCGTGGCCAAGGCCGATCCGCAGGCGCAGGTCGTGGCGCTGTCGGGGGACTACGACTTCCAGTTCATGATCGAGGAGCTGGCGGTCGGAGCACAGCATCGAATCCCATACGTCCATGTCCTCGTGAACAACTCGTATCTGGGGCTGATCAGGCAGGCGCAACTCGCCCTGGACATCGACTTCCAGGTCAACCTGGAGTTCGAGAACATCAACGCGCCGGAACTCGGCGCCTACGGTGTCGACCATGTGCGGGTCGCCGAGGGCTTGGGCTGCAAGGCCATCCGCGTCAGGGAGCCGGAGGAACTGCTGCCGGCGATGGAGAGGGCGAAGAAGCTGGCGGCCGAGCATCGGGTGCCGGTCGTGGTGGAGGCGATCCTGGAACGGGTCACCAATATCGCGATGAGCCGAACGGCGGACATCAGTGATGTGTCCGAGTTCGAGGAACTGGCCACGGAGGCCTGGCACGCGCCCACAGCGATCAAACCTCTGAAGGTGTGA
- a CDS encoding phospholipase D-like domain-containing protein, producing MASARLRRSTRLAAITAVLAATVSPLPTAAPALAAEPSTPHLDAIERTLREVSPGLEGQVWERTSGNRLDAPADDPSGWLLQTPGCWGDTGCTERSGTQRLLTKMAANIAQATRTVDISTLAPFPDGDFQEAIASGLRAAAAKRGSGDKIKVRVLVGAAPLYHLNVLPSKYRDQLVAKLGDAADDITLNVASMTTSKTGLSWNHSKLLVVDSRSAITGGINNWKGDYLDTTHPVSDVDLALTGPAAGSAGRYLDQLWSWTCGNKNNLTKVWFASSGGGGCMSTLTGTTQPGPTGDVPVIAVGGLGVGIKDRDSSSAFRPELPTASDTECGVGLPDRTNADRDYDTVNPEESALRALVGSATTHVEIAQQDMNATCPPLPRYDIRLYDALAAKLASGVKVRIVVSDPANRGAVGSGGYSQIKSLDEISDVLRGRLTRITGDGASANAAMCGNLQLASARNADSATWADGKPYAQHHKLVSVDGSAFYIGSKNLYPAWLQDFGYIVESPSAAAQLDVELLAPQWKYAQATATYDYARGICQG from the coding sequence TTGGCTTCTGCCCGGCTCCGCCGCTCGACCCGTCTCGCAGCCATCACGGCGGTACTCGCCGCGACCGTATCGCCGCTCCCCACCGCCGCTCCGGCCCTCGCGGCCGAACCGTCCACCCCGCATCTCGACGCCATCGAGCGGACGCTGCGTGAGGTGTCCCCCGGCCTCGAAGGCCAGGTGTGGGAACGCACCTCGGGCAATCGGCTGGACGCCCCGGCCGACGACCCATCCGGCTGGCTGCTCCAGACACCGGGCTGCTGGGGTGACACCGGCTGCACCGAACGCTCAGGGACCCAGCGGCTGCTGACGAAGATGGCGGCGAACATCGCACAGGCCACCCGCACGGTGGACATATCCACGCTGGCTCCGTTCCCCGACGGGGACTTCCAGGAGGCCATCGCCTCGGGACTCAGGGCCGCCGCGGCGAAACGCGGGTCGGGCGACAAGATCAAGGTGCGGGTCCTGGTCGGGGCAGCGCCGCTCTACCACCTGAACGTGCTGCCGTCGAAGTACCGCGACCAGTTGGTCGCCAAGCTGGGCGACGCCGCAGACGACATCACGCTGAACGTGGCGTCGATGACGACTTCCAAGACCGGGCTGTCCTGGAACCACTCCAAGCTGCTCGTGGTGGACAGCAGGTCCGCCATCACCGGTGGCATCAACAACTGGAAGGGCGACTACCTCGACACCACTCACCCGGTGTCCGACGTGGACCTCGCCCTCACCGGCCCGGCGGCGGGTTCGGCCGGCCGCTACCTGGACCAACTGTGGTCCTGGACCTGCGGCAACAAGAACAACCTCACCAAGGTGTGGTTCGCCTCCTCCGGTGGCGGCGGCTGCATGTCGACACTGACCGGTACGACGCAGCCGGGCCCGACCGGTGACGTCCCGGTGATCGCCGTCGGCGGACTCGGTGTCGGCATCAAGGACCGCGACTCGTCGTCGGCGTTCCGCCCCGAGCTGCCGACCGCGTCCGACACCGAGTGCGGCGTCGGCCTGCCCGACCGCACCAACGCCGACCGTGACTACGACACGGTCAACCCGGAGGAGAGCGCCCTGCGCGCGCTGGTCGGTAGCGCGACCACCCATGTCGAGATCGCCCAGCAGGACATGAACGCCACCTGCCCGCCACTGCCGCGCTACGACATCCGGCTGTACGACGCGCTTGCCGCGAAGCTGGCCTCCGGAGTGAAGGTCCGTATCGTCGTCAGCGACCCGGCCAACCGCGGAGCGGTCGGCAGCGGCGGCTACTCGCAGATCAAGTCGCTCGACGAGATCAGCGATGTGCTGCGCGGCCGCCTGACCCGGATCACCGGTGACGGCGCGAGCGCGAACGCGGCCATGTGCGGCAATCTCCAGCTCGCATCGGCGCGCAACGCGGACAGCGCCACCTGGGCCGACGGCAAGCCGTACGCCCAGCACCACAAGCTGGTGTCGGTGGACGGCTCGGCCTTCTACATCGGCTCCAAGAACCTGTACCCGGCCTGGCTCCAGGACTTCGGATACATCGTGGAGAGCCCCTCGGCGGCGGCGCAGCTCGACGTCGAGCTGCTGGCTCCGCAGTGGAAGTACGCGCAGGCGACGGCCACGTACGACTACGCCCGCGGGATCTGCCAGGGCTGA
- a CDS encoding YoaK family protein, with amino-acid sequence MEPPAHPSSGPPRSLQLAVTLLVAAAGSLETISFLGLDRVFAGVMTSNLALMGMAIGQQQALNVTAAALALAGFGVGAAAAARVTRCSEIREGRWHPRVMFCLIATTVILVAIAGAWAALDGAPRGVTRNLLQFAAAVSMGVESTAMVAAGHAAAPTTYLTGTMATYIVNGVGSGRQEIWIPVRFGALIVGAALSAALLKTAPAWAAVPPVALMLCALLAARSRRPGR; translated from the coding sequence ATGGAGCCGCCAGCCCACCCCTCGTCCGGGCCGCCCCGCTCGCTGCAGCTCGCGGTGACGCTTCTGGTCGCGGCGGCCGGGTCGCTGGAGACGATCTCCTTCCTCGGCTTGGACCGTGTCTTCGCCGGAGTGATGACCAGCAATCTCGCGCTGATGGGTATGGCCATCGGGCAGCAACAGGCCCTGAATGTGACCGCTGCCGCCCTGGCGCTGGCCGGGTTCGGCGTCGGTGCCGCGGCGGCCGCCCGGGTCACCCGGTGCAGCGAGATCCGTGAAGGGCGCTGGCATCCACGGGTGATGTTCTGCCTGATCGCGACGACCGTCATTCTCGTCGCGATCGCGGGGGCCTGGGCCGCCCTCGACGGCGCACCGCGCGGGGTCACCAGAAACCTGCTCCAGTTCGCGGCGGCCGTCTCCATGGGCGTCGAGTCCACCGCCATGGTGGCTGCGGGCCACGCCGCCGCCCCCACCACCTATCTGACCGGCACCATGGCCACCTATATCGTCAATGGGGTCGGATCGGGCCGCCAGGAGATCTGGATTCCGGTGCGGTTCGGCGCACTGATCGTGGGCGCAGCCCTTTCCGCCGCGCTGTTGAAAACCGCACCCGCCTGGGCGGCGGTGCCACCGGTCGCGCTGATGCTCTGTGCCCTGCTTGCCGCGCGCAGCCGCCGACCCGGACGATGA
- a CDS encoding AMP-binding protein has protein sequence MRIPMTIADFLDRAELGFSDSPGVIDELDQPAPSVPDATYGQLGVRVRAWQAGLDAIGVGEGERVAVVSHNSARLLELLFAVPMSGRVCVPVNFRLKPDEVDYVVRQSGSSVLLVDPELDEGLSEVKAQHRFVLGEQTDAELMRFGVEPRPWSQPDEDATATINYTSGTTARPKGVQLTHRNIWVNGLTFGLHTRAWERDVYLHTLPMFHCNGWGMPFVMAGLGAKQVVLRKVDGTEILRRVEAHGVTLMCGAPAVWNAVLDAAATWGGEIPGRDRVRIVCAGAPPPSRTIQRVGEELGWEFTQIYGLTETSPLLTFNRTRLADVGLPAEERAHKLSRAGLPALGVKMRVSDSGEVLTRSNVVLDGYWEKPDETAAALQDGWFHTGDGGTIDLRDGHLTISDRKKDVIITGGENVSSIEVEDTIFSHPAVAEVAVIGVPDEKWGETIKALVVLAEGATVREADIIAHCKQRMAGFKAPTSVEFRDSIPRTATGKIQKFKLREPYWEGTGRQVN, from the coding sequence ATGCGGATCCCCATGACCATCGCCGACTTTCTCGACCGGGCCGAGCTCGGGTTCTCCGACAGCCCCGGTGTGATCGACGAACTCGACCAACCGGCACCATCGGTGCCCGACGCCACCTACGGGCAGCTCGGTGTGCGCGTGCGCGCCTGGCAGGCGGGGCTGGATGCGATCGGGGTCGGTGAAGGCGAGCGTGTGGCCGTAGTCAGCCACAATTCCGCGCGGCTGCTTGAACTGCTCTTCGCGGTGCCCATGAGCGGGCGGGTGTGCGTGCCGGTCAACTTCCGTCTGAAGCCGGACGAGGTCGACTACGTCGTACGGCAGAGCGGCTCGTCGGTGCTCCTCGTGGACCCGGAGCTGGACGAGGGGCTGTCGGAGGTCAAGGCACAGCATCGCTTCGTGCTCGGTGAGCAGACCGATGCGGAGCTCATGCGGTTCGGGGTGGAGCCGCGCCCCTGGTCGCAGCCGGACGAGGACGCCACCGCGACCATCAACTACACATCGGGCACCACCGCCCGCCCCAAGGGTGTCCAGCTCACGCATCGCAACATCTGGGTGAACGGCCTGACTTTCGGGTTGCACACCCGTGCCTGGGAGCGGGACGTCTATCTGCACACCCTGCCGATGTTCCACTGCAACGGCTGGGGCATGCCGTTCGTGATGGCCGGGCTCGGTGCCAAGCAGGTCGTGCTGCGCAAGGTCGACGGCACCGAGATCCTGCGCCGAGTCGAGGCACACGGCGTCACTTTGATGTGCGGTGCGCCCGCGGTGTGGAACGCGGTGCTGGACGCGGCGGCCACCTGGGGAGGGGAGATTCCGGGCCGTGACCGGGTGCGCATCGTCTGCGCGGGTGCCCCGCCGCCGAGCCGGACCATCCAGCGGGTGGGAGAAGAGTTGGGCTGGGAGTTCACCCAGATCTACGGCCTGACGGAGACCTCACCGCTGCTCACCTTCAATCGCACCCGCCTCGCCGATGTGGGCCTGCCCGCCGAGGAGCGTGCGCACAAGCTGTCCCGTGCCGGGCTTCCGGCGCTCGGTGTGAAGATGCGGGTGTCCGACTCCGGCGAGGTCCTCACCAGGTCGAACGTGGTGCTCGACGGCTACTGGGAGAAGCCCGACGAGACAGCGGCGGCACTCCAGGACGGCTGGTTCCACACCGGTGACGGTGGCACCATCGATCTGCGGGACGGCCATCTGACGATCTCCGACCGGAAGAAGGATGTCATCATCACCGGTGGCGAGAACGTGTCGTCGATCGAGGTCGAGGACACCATCTTCAGCCACCCGGCCGTCGCGGAGGTCGCAGTCATCGGCGTGCCCGACGAGAAGTGGGGGGAGACCATCAAGGCGCTGGTGGTCCTCGCCGAGGGAGCCACCGTGCGTGAAGCGGACATCATCGCCCACTGCAAGCAGCGCATGGCGGGCTTCAAGGCGCCCACATCGGTCGAGTTCCGCGACTCCATTCCGCGCACCGCCACCGGCAAGATCCAGAAGTTCAAGCTTCGTGAGCCATATTGGGAAGGCACTGGACGCCAGGTGAACTGA
- a CDS encoding AMP-binding protein — MAGKDTGTARALSYTHGTGSVPLLGETIGRNLDRTIARCAEREALVDVPSGRRWTYAQFGADVDELARALLARGVGKGDRVGIWAVNCPEWVLTQYATARIGAIMVNINPAYRAHELAYVLNQAGVGILVASLTHKTSDYRALVEQVRTECPALRSVHYIGDDSWAELLASAVGAGREELARREEQLSCDDPINIQYTSGTTGFPKGATLSHHNILNNGYFVGEMIGYTEHDRLCLPVPFYHCFGMVMGNIGATSHGACVVIPAPSFEPAATLRAVQQERCTSLYGVPTMFIAELNLPDFAAYDLGSLRTGIMAGSPCPVEVMKRAVAEMNMAEVSICYGMTETSPVSTQTRRDDDLERRTGTVGRALPHIEVKVVDPASGITLPRGEAGELCTRGYSVMLGYWDEPDKTAEAIDAGRWMHTGDLAVIRDDGYVQIVGRIKDMIIRGGENVYPREIEEFLHVHPKIADVQVVGVADERYGEEILAVVIARDPADPPTLDEVAGFCREQLAHYKIPRRLEVVDAFPMTVSGKVRKVELRERYG, encoded by the coding sequence ATGGCGGGGAAGGACACGGGGACGGCCAGGGCGCTCTCGTACACACACGGCACGGGCTCCGTTCCACTGCTCGGAGAAACGATCGGACGCAACCTCGACCGTACGATCGCCCGGTGCGCGGAACGGGAGGCGCTGGTCGATGTGCCGTCCGGGCGGCGCTGGACCTACGCGCAGTTCGGGGCGGACGTGGACGAGCTCGCGCGGGCGCTGCTCGCACGCGGGGTCGGCAAGGGCGACCGGGTCGGGATCTGGGCGGTCAACTGCCCCGAGTGGGTGCTGACGCAGTACGCCACCGCCCGGATCGGCGCGATCATGGTCAACATCAATCCGGCCTACCGCGCCCATGAGCTCGCCTACGTCCTCAACCAGGCCGGTGTCGGCATCCTGGTCGCCTCCCTCACCCACAAGACGAGCGACTACCGGGCACTGGTGGAACAGGTCCGCACCGAGTGCCCCGCACTGAGGTCCGTGCACTACATCGGCGACGACAGCTGGGCGGAGCTCCTCGCGTCGGCAGTGGGTGCGGGACGAGAAGAACTCGCCCGACGGGAAGAGCAGTTGTCGTGTGACGACCCCATCAACATCCAGTACACCTCAGGCACCACCGGCTTTCCCAAGGGTGCCACCCTCTCCCATCACAACATCCTCAACAACGGCTACTTCGTGGGCGAGATGATCGGTTACACCGAGCACGACCGACTGTGCCTTCCCGTCCCGTTCTATCACTGTTTTGGCATGGTCATGGGAAACATTGGCGCCACCTCACACGGCGCCTGTGTCGTCATCCCGGCGCCGTCCTTCGAGCCCGCCGCCACCCTTCGAGCGGTCCAGCAGGAGCGCTGCACCTCGCTGTACGGCGTACCGACGATGTTCATCGCCGAACTGAACCTGCCCGACTTCGCCGCGTACGACCTCGGCTCGCTGCGCACCGGCATCATGGCGGGCTCCCCCTGTCCTGTGGAGGTGATGAAGCGGGCGGTCGCCGAGATGAACATGGCGGAGGTGTCGATCTGCTACGGCATGACGGAGACCTCACCCGTCTCCACGCAGACCCGGCGTGACGACGATCTGGAGCGCCGCACCGGCACGGTGGGGCGGGCGCTGCCGCATATCGAGGTGAAGGTGGTCGATCCCGCCAGCGGGATCACTCTGCCGCGTGGTGAGGCGGGGGAGCTGTGCACCCGTGGCTACAGCGTGATGCTCGGCTACTGGGACGAGCCCGACAAGACCGCCGAGGCGATCGACGCGGGGCGCTGGATGCACACGGGGGATCTGGCCGTCATCCGCGACGACGGGTACGTCCAGATCGTGGGCCGTATCAAGGACATGATCATCCGCGGCGGCGAGAACGTGTACCCGCGCGAGATCGAGGAGTTCCTCCACGTCCACCCGAAGATCGCCGACGTGCAGGTCGTCGGCGTGGCGGATGAGCGGTACGGGGAGGAGATCCTCGCTGTCGTCATCGCCCGCGACCCCGCCGATCCGCCGACACTGGACGAGGTCGCCGGCTTCTGTCGCGAGCAGCTCGCCCACTACAAGATCCCCCGGCGGTTGGAGGTCGTGGACGCTTTCCCGATGACGGTCAGCGGCAAGGTGCGGAAGGTGGAGTTGCGGGAGCGCTACGGCTGA
- a CDS encoding GNAT family N-acetyltransferase: MPELQLLRPDHAPALLAFERENRAYFAASVPDRGDDYFRDFEERHSALLAEQAAGYCYFHVLVDPEGEILGRLNLVDVADGAAELGYRIAKRAAGRGLATRAVQELCQRAEGEYGLTPLRAETTLDNPASQAVLTRTGFGVVGETELDGRPGLSYLRRLDSHGSDATNAPNPRR, translated from the coding sequence ATGCCCGAATTGCAGCTGCTCCGCCCGGACCACGCCCCCGCGCTCCTTGCCTTCGAGCGCGAGAACCGGGCCTACTTCGCCGCGTCCGTTCCTGACCGGGGCGACGACTACTTCCGAGACTTCGAGGAGCGGCACAGTGCCCTGCTCGCCGAACAGGCGGCAGGCTACTGCTACTTCCACGTGCTGGTGGACCCCGAAGGCGAGATCCTGGGGCGGCTCAATCTGGTGGACGTGGCGGACGGCGCGGCCGAACTCGGCTACCGCATCGCCAAGCGCGCCGCGGGCCGCGGCCTCGCCACCCGGGCCGTCCAGGAGCTGTGTCAGCGTGCCGAGGGCGAGTACGGGCTGACACCACTGAGGGCCGAGACCACACTCGACAACCCGGCGTCCCAGGCCGTGCTCACCCGCACCGGGTTCGGCGTCGTCGGCGAGACAGAGCTCGACGGCCGCCCAGGCCTGTCGTACCTCCGCAGGCTCGACTCCCACGGGTCCGACGCCACCAACGCCCCCAACCCTCGCCGTTGA
- a CDS encoding magnesium and cobalt transport protein CorA, whose translation MSERRARPDTTPRKHAWRRRFTPTGGSGGSAQHAPGAPSPIQKDQGSIVQAALYRDGRRVSSPDSLAETFRQLREEPRGMAWIGLHRPTESELLTLAEEFDLHELAVEDAMEAHQRPKLERYGETLFVVLRAARYLDAQEEVDFGELHVFVGRDFVITVRHGAAPDLSSVRRRMEDDPELLTLGPEAVLYAILDAVVDGYAPVVAGVQNDIDEIETEVFSGDPAASRRIYELSREMVEFQRATRPLVGMLHGLMAGFAKYGTDEELQRYLRDVADHVTHTSERVDGFRQALADILAVNTTLVTQQQNAEMRALAEAGFEQNEEIKKISSWAAILFAPTLVGTVYGMNFQNMPELHWGFGYPLAIGLMGVVCVSLYFVFKHRDWL comes from the coding sequence ATGTCCGAGCGAAGGGCCCGCCCCGACACGACCCCGAGGAAGCACGCCTGGCGCCGCCGGTTCACTCCGACAGGCGGTTCGGGCGGCTCAGCGCAGCATGCCCCAGGGGCACCCTCCCCGATCCAGAAAGATCAGGGGAGCATCGTCCAGGCCGCGCTCTACCGCGACGGCCGGCGCGTCTCCAGCCCCGATTCACTCGCCGAGACCTTCCGCCAACTACGCGAAGAACCGCGCGGCATGGCCTGGATCGGACTGCACCGGCCGACCGAGTCCGAACTGCTGACACTGGCCGAGGAGTTCGACCTCCACGAGCTGGCGGTCGAGGACGCGATGGAGGCTCACCAACGCCCCAAGCTGGAACGCTACGGCGAGACACTCTTCGTCGTACTGCGCGCGGCCCGCTACCTCGACGCGCAGGAAGAGGTCGACTTCGGCGAGCTCCATGTCTTCGTAGGCCGCGACTTCGTCATCACGGTCCGCCACGGCGCCGCCCCTGACCTCTCCTCGGTGCGCCGCCGCATGGAGGACGACCCGGAACTGCTGACGCTGGGCCCCGAGGCAGTGCTTTACGCCATCCTCGACGCGGTGGTCGACGGCTACGCCCCGGTGGTTGCCGGGGTGCAGAACGACATCGACGAGATCGAGACCGAGGTCTTCAGCGGCGACCCCGCCGCGTCCCGCCGCATCTACGAACTCTCCCGCGAAATGGTCGAGTTCCAACGCGCCACCCGCCCTCTGGTGGGCATGCTGCACGGCCTGATGGCAGGCTTCGCCAAATACGGCACGGACGAGGAACTCCAGCGCTACCTGCGCGACGTTGCCGACCACGTCACCCACACCAGCGAGCGCGTGGACGGTTTCCGCCAGGCGCTGGCGGATATTCTGGCGGTCAACACGACGCTGGTGACACAGCAGCAGAACGCGGAAATGCGAGCGCTGGCGGAAGCGGGCTTCGAGCAGAACGAGGAGATCAAGAAGATCTCCTCGTGGGCGGCCATTCTGTTCGCACCCACACTTGTGGGAACGGTCTACGGCATGAACTTCCAGAACATGCCGGAGTTGCACTGGGGCTTCGGATACCCCCTGGCCATCGGCCTGATGGGCGTCGTCTGCGTCAGCCTGTACTTCGTCTTCAAGCACCGCGACTGGCTCTAG